Proteins found in one Siniperca chuatsi isolate FFG_IHB_CAS linkage group LG22, ASM2008510v1, whole genome shotgun sequence genomic segment:
- the LOC122870177 gene encoding butyrophilin subfamily 3 member A2-like isoform X2: protein MVHIKDGLSFKSLLSVFQHIVVFLLLTHFCGALSELICSHQPIVALVGDDVVLPCHLEPPISAGSERVEWTKPGLDPKYIHVHQYGRLLYQLQNPSYNYRTSLFVDELTNGNVSMKIFSVKISDAGKYFCILPSIHEAVSIQLTVGAVSTPIIGVVSYKSGSVVLQCESAGWYPEPEVFWLDGEGKLVSAGPTETVRGPDDLYTVSSRVTVVKGHGNNFICRVQQQNINQARETHIHVPADVFTISFNWIWISWTFFQIAAILFVLLISCRKITKRIKRKREATTENLINLVRKDEQNIMADSPESSRLTGQMDELENQGATGGGRETADQHEKRKAEQTNKLRKTETENEENVKCENGEDRGSGEDTSACEEDGVVGISEIK from the exons ATGGTTCACATTAAGGATGGATtatcttttaaatctcttctcagTGTTTTCCAACACATTGTTGTCTTCCTTCTCCTGACACACTTTTGTGGAG CGCTGTCAGAGTTGATTTGTTCACATCAACCAATCGTGGCCCTGGTTGGTGATGATGTCGTTCTGCCATGTCACCTTGAACCTCCCATCAGTGCCGGTTCTGAGAGAGTGGAGTGGACCAAACCTGGTTTGGACCCAAAGTACATCCATGTTCACCAATATGGACGACTGTTGTATCAGCTTCAAAATCCATCTTATAATTATCGTACAAGTCTGTTTGTGGATGAACTGACGAATGGAAACGTCTCCATGAAAATCTTCAGCGTGAAAATCTCTGATGCAGGAAAATACTTTTGCATCCTTCCATCAATACACGAGGCAGTTTCCATCCAACTCACTGTTG GTGCTGTCTCCACGCCCATCATAGGGGTTGTCTCATATAAGAGTGGAAGTGTAGTGTTACAGTGTGAGTCTGCAGGCTGGTATCCAGAGCCTGAGGTGTTCTGGCTGGACGGTGAGGGAAAGCTCGTCTCTGCTGGACCTACAGAGACCGTCAGAGGTCCTGATGACCTCTATACCgtcagcagcagagtgactgTGGTGAAGGGACACGGCAACAACTTCATCTGTAGAGTCCAACAGCAGAACATCAACCAGgccagagagacacacatccaTGTTCCAG ctgATGTCTTCACGATATCTTTTAATTGGATTTGGATCAGCTGgactttttttcaaattgctGCCATTCTGTTCGTCTTATTAATATCATGTCGCAAGATTACTAAAA GAATCAAGAGGAAACGGGAAGCTACAACTGAGAATTTAATAAATCTGGTCAGGAAAGACGAACAAAATATTATGGCTGACAGTCCAGAGTCATCCAGACTGACTGGACAAATGGATGAACTGGAGAACCAGGGAGCAActgggggaggaagagagactgCAGACCAACATGAAAAGAGAAAGgcagaacaaacaaataagcTACGAAAGACAGAAACGGAAAATGAGGAAAATGTAAAGTGTGAAAATGGAGAAGACAGAGGAAGTGGAGAGGACACTTCAGCCTGTGAGGAAGATGGTGTTGTAGGAATTTCTGAAATCAAGTGa
- the LOC122870249 gene encoding uncharacterized protein LOC122870249, whose translation MRYTFLSALTTVLALSTWKYHFQKDENTVHDKIIPLLQQQSQEKEKEGGKVLTTLVEQKKELKDLTDKPKLKKNCTELNPKVRLFFKPAFTAFSLDAVLVLLIIHTFGADLVASISTVSGYMSSTGGLLDLAFSFILAGYAMYKWKREKAELVTENTQLQNESLKKERERKDAVATLTEVKTELESQRGRLKELLKEVEREREVNKQRLQSVETDITEREITFDKPEELLKGKENLLKDQWKLDEKKKNCEGQLLNNERLLEPIESHVTRIHMKEGNMQI comes from the exons atgcgtTATACCTTCCTGTCCGCTCTCACAACCGTCTTGGCTTTGTCCACATGGAAAT ACCATTTCCAAAAAGATGAGAACACGGTCCATGACAAGATCATTCCACTGCTTCAACAACAGtcacaagagaaagagaaagaagggggaAAGGTGCTTACTACATTGGTGGAACAGAAGAAGGAGCTCAAGGACCTGACAGATAAACCCAAACTTAAAAAG AATTGCACAGAGCTGAACCCGAAGGTCAGACTgttctttaaacctgcattcaccGCCTTCAGCCTCGACGCTGTTCTCGTCCTCCTCATCATACACACTTTTGGAG CTGATCTGGTTGCATCCATTTCCACAGTGTCTGGCTACATGAGCTCCACTGGTGGCCTGCTTGACTTGGCTTTTAGTTTTATTCTAGCTGGTTATGCCATGTACAAATGGAAAC GTGAGAAAGCCGAGTTGGTGACGGAAAATACGCAGCTTCAAAATGAGTcactgaagaaagagagagaacggAAAGATGCGGTCGCCACACTGACGGAGGTGAAGACTGAACTGGAGAGCCAGCGGGGTCGACTCAAGGAGCTACTGaaagaggtggagagggagagggaagtaAACAAGCAGAGGCTTCAGTCAGTGGAGACGGacataacagagagagagataacatTTGACAAACCAGAGGAACTgttaaaaggaaaggaaaaccTCTTAAAGGATCAGTGGAAACTGGACgagaaaaagaagaattgtGAGGGACAGCTACTGAACAATGAGAGACTGCTGGAGCCCATAGAGAGTCACGTTACTAGAATACACATGAAGGAAGGAAACATGCAAATCTGA
- the LOC122870177 gene encoding butyrophilin subfamily 3 member A2-like isoform X1, giving the protein MLQSEHASSFYTRSKYKSFYCSLLSGDATGTQQLSSMVHIKDGLSFKSLLSVFQHIVVFLLLTHFCGALSELICSHQPIVALVGDDVVLPCHLEPPISAGSERVEWTKPGLDPKYIHVHQYGRLLYQLQNPSYNYRTSLFVDELTNGNVSMKIFSVKISDAGKYFCILPSIHEAVSIQLTVGAVSTPIIGVVSYKSGSVVLQCESAGWYPEPEVFWLDGEGKLVSAGPTETVRGPDDLYTVSSRVTVVKGHGNNFICRVQQQNINQARETHIHVPADVFTISFNWIWISWTFFQIAAILFVLLISCRKITKRIKRKREATTENLINLVRKDEQNIMADSPESSRLTGQMDELENQGATGGGRETADQHEKRKAEQTNKLRKTETENEENVKCENGEDRGSGEDTSACEEDGVVGISEIK; this is encoded by the exons ATGCTGCAAAGTGAACACGCCTCTTCTTTTTATACACGTTCAAAGTACAAATCATTTTACTGCAGCTTACTGAGCGGCGACGCGACAGGCACACAACAG ctCTCCAGCATGGTTCACATTAAGGATGGATtatcttttaaatctcttctcagTGTTTTCCAACACATTGTTGTCTTCCTTCTCCTGACACACTTTTGTGGAG CGCTGTCAGAGTTGATTTGTTCACATCAACCAATCGTGGCCCTGGTTGGTGATGATGTCGTTCTGCCATGTCACCTTGAACCTCCCATCAGTGCCGGTTCTGAGAGAGTGGAGTGGACCAAACCTGGTTTGGACCCAAAGTACATCCATGTTCACCAATATGGACGACTGTTGTATCAGCTTCAAAATCCATCTTATAATTATCGTACAAGTCTGTTTGTGGATGAACTGACGAATGGAAACGTCTCCATGAAAATCTTCAGCGTGAAAATCTCTGATGCAGGAAAATACTTTTGCATCCTTCCATCAATACACGAGGCAGTTTCCATCCAACTCACTGTTG GTGCTGTCTCCACGCCCATCATAGGGGTTGTCTCATATAAGAGTGGAAGTGTAGTGTTACAGTGTGAGTCTGCAGGCTGGTATCCAGAGCCTGAGGTGTTCTGGCTGGACGGTGAGGGAAAGCTCGTCTCTGCTGGACCTACAGAGACCGTCAGAGGTCCTGATGACCTCTATACCgtcagcagcagagtgactgTGGTGAAGGGACACGGCAACAACTTCATCTGTAGAGTCCAACAGCAGAACATCAACCAGgccagagagacacacatccaTGTTCCAG ctgATGTCTTCACGATATCTTTTAATTGGATTTGGATCAGCTGgactttttttcaaattgctGCCATTCTGTTCGTCTTATTAATATCATGTCGCAAGATTACTAAAA GAATCAAGAGGAAACGGGAAGCTACAACTGAGAATTTAATAAATCTGGTCAGGAAAGACGAACAAAATATTATGGCTGACAGTCCAGAGTCATCCAGACTGACTGGACAAATGGATGAACTGGAGAACCAGGGAGCAActgggggaggaagagagactgCAGACCAACATGAAAAGAGAAAGgcagaacaaacaaataagcTACGAAAGACAGAAACGGAAAATGAGGAAAATGTAAAGTGTGAAAATGGAGAAGACAGAGGAAGTGGAGAGGACACTTCAGCCTGTGAGGAAGATGGTGTTGTAGGAATTTCTGAAATCAAGTGa